A region from the Variovorax sp. V93 genome encodes:
- a CDS encoding DNA cytosine methyltransferase gives MLTPQFVLPIASELVIDLFAGGGGASTGIEQALGRHVDIAVNHDREAVALHQANHPQTRHYVEDVYAVDPIEVTEGRPVGLLWASPDCTYHSKARGGKPHRDRNKARRRRGLAWAIHKWVRATKPRVVIMENVEEWRWWGPLLDDGQPCPARRGQSFERWAAAMRNVGPGYTMEFQERRACDDGTPTIRNRLYVILKRIDDGAIAWPAATHGPGLKPYRTAAECIDFNLPSVSIFDRPKPLAHNTLRRVAKGTWRHALANPNPFIVNTRNGERAGQAPRTRGKNEPYWTITAEGSQGAVAQPVLAPFIGDQSRPMKLATAGADESLRTACASVKGGHFNLTAATLLPLRGTSASHLGNAHDLNGSLSTVSAGGTHHALAQAHLMHLTHHGERPGVSLGESVPTITAANRGELAIATAHFEQANGGFYEGAGRSAGSPMSTITTAGSNQQLVTAYLVKYYGEGGQWQSLKEGMHTVPTKDRMGLVQLAQVPLSCLAPEHRSRAKQCADLLHEHLPEQFPDAADLVVAWMRGGWYVLVDITLRMLQPRELYNAQGFPPNYIIDHGIDPFTGQRVTLTKTAQVRMCGNSVCPPVARAIVAANYCERERERERALA, from the coding sequence GTGCTGACGCCGCAGTTCGTCCTGCCGATCGCTTCCGAGCTGGTCATAGACCTGTTCGCAGGCGGCGGCGGTGCCAGTACCGGCATCGAGCAGGCCCTCGGCCGACATGTCGACATCGCCGTCAACCACGATCGCGAGGCCGTAGCGCTGCATCAAGCGAACCACCCGCAGACACGCCACTATGTCGAGGACGTGTACGCGGTAGATCCGATCGAGGTGACGGAGGGCCGGCCGGTGGGTCTACTCTGGGCAAGCCCGGACTGCACTTACCACTCGAAGGCACGGGGCGGAAAACCACACCGCGACCGGAACAAGGCACGGCGCCGGCGTGGGCTTGCGTGGGCCATTCACAAATGGGTGCGCGCGACGAAGCCCCGAGTGGTCATCATGGAGAACGTGGAAGAGTGGCGCTGGTGGGGTCCGCTGCTTGACGACGGGCAGCCGTGCCCAGCGCGTCGCGGGCAGAGCTTCGAGCGCTGGGCAGCCGCCATGCGAAACGTTGGCCCCGGCTACACGATGGAGTTTCAGGAGCGCCGTGCCTGCGACGACGGGACGCCGACGATCCGCAATCGCCTCTACGTCATCCTCAAGCGCATCGACGATGGGGCAATCGCCTGGCCAGCGGCAACGCATGGACCTGGACTCAAGCCATACCGTACGGCCGCCGAGTGCATCGACTTCAACCTGCCCTCGGTAAGCATCTTCGACCGGCCGAAGCCACTCGCGCACAACACGCTGCGCCGCGTAGCAAAAGGCACCTGGCGCCATGCACTGGCGAACCCGAATCCATTCATCGTCAACACCCGCAACGGCGAGCGCGCTGGCCAAGCGCCACGCACGCGCGGCAAGAACGAGCCCTACTGGACAATCACGGCTGAAGGCTCGCAGGGCGCGGTAGCCCAACCCGTCTTGGCGCCCTTTATCGGCGACCAGTCGCGCCCCATGAAGCTGGCAACTGCGGGCGCCGACGAGTCGTTGCGCACCGCCTGCGCCAGCGTCAAGGGCGGACACTTCAACCTCACCGCGGCCACGTTGCTGCCCCTGCGCGGGACCAGCGCAAGCCACCTAGGCAACGCGCACGACCTCAACGGCAGTCTGTCCACGGTATCGGCTGGAGGCACGCACCACGCCCTCGCGCAGGCCCACTTGATGCATCTGACTCACCATGGCGAGCGCCCCGGCGTATCGCTGGGTGAGAGCGTGCCGACCATCACCGCGGCCAACCGCGGCGAACTCGCGATCGCAACTGCGCATTTCGAACAGGCCAACGGCGGCTTCTATGAAGGGGCGGGGCGTTCGGCCGGCTCGCCGATGTCCACGATCACCACCGCTGGAAGCAACCAGCAACTGGTCACCGCGTACCTCGTGAAGTACTACGGTGAAGGCGGCCAATGGCAGAGCCTGAAAGAGGGCATGCACACCGTGCCGACGAAAGACCGCATGGGCTTGGTGCAGCTGGCGCAAGTACCGCTGTCCTGCTTGGCGCCGGAGCATCGCAGTCGCGCGAAGCAGTGCGCCGACCTACTGCATGAGCATCTGCCGGAGCAATTTCCCGACGCAGCCGACCTGGTGGTAGCCTGGATGCGCGGCGGCTGGTACGTGCTGGTGGACATCACGCTTCGGATGCTGCAGCCGCGGGAACTCTACAACGCCCAGGGCTTCCCTCCCAACTACATCATTGACCACGGCATCGACCCATTCACGGGGCAGCGGGTCACGCTGACGAAGACGGCACAGGTCCGCATGTGTGGCAACAGCGTTTGCCCGCCA
- a CDS encoding KTSC domain-containing protein, giving the protein MPKTFAAPAAFSEKEYVAIPTTPVESNQVAAIGYDAARRTLQVTFTRGPGHIYQYPNVDAKLHADFMAAESKGKFFGEHIKPLPFDKFPAPAPAAA; this is encoded by the coding sequence ATGCCCAAGACCTTCGCGGCTCCGGCCGCCTTCTCCGAGAAAGAGTACGTCGCCATCCCGACGACGCCCGTGGAATCCAACCAGGTGGCCGCCATCGGCTACGACGCGGCGCGCCGCACGCTGCAGGTGACGTTCACGCGCGGGCCTGGCCACATCTACCAGTACCCGAACGTCGACGCGAAGCTGCACGCCGACTTCATGGCGGCCGAGTCCAAGGGCAAGTTCTTCGGGGAGCACATCAAGCCGTTGCCCTTCGACAAGTTCCCCGCACCCGCTCCGGCCGCCGCCTGA
- a CDS encoding YqaJ viral recombinase family protein: MQGTDAWDQFRLEHFGASEAAAMLGLSKKTTRNELLRMKKTGIAKTFSEWLQVNVLDHGHEVEALARPHIEKLIGEDLYPVTCSDGKESASCDGLTMDDRIAMEHKQWNEALAASVAAGQVPDEHMPQCQQVLKVTGAEKLIFVVSDGTPENMLFVWVLPDPVWFERLRAGWAQFEQDLADYVPTQAAPVVVAAPVESLPAVSVRMDGTLTVVSNLPDFGVALRAFIAKIPAKASTDQEFADTDAACKALKKAEEALEAGESSALASMSNVEEMRRLIADYRNLARTTRLAKEKEVEARKVQIRTDEVLRGRAALDEHIATLNKRIGKPYMPTNFNADFAGAIKNKRTVESLKEAIDTTLANAKIATNEIAARIQINLSTLRELAADVPQLFPDTAQIVLKAPEDLTSLVKTRVADHRAAEEKKEDERREKIRKDLAMSEIQGIQQQVMIATLGRAGVRVGGTIECVRETLAETEAWPIDAERFGTLAGMAQQAKETAVAEIRALLSKFEMRIAAAAAPSPAASPSAAPTAVAPPSATPSSAPAAAPAPTVIPMPVRAAAAPTSAPTLSIGAINERLGHFTVTEAGLRGLGFEPAGRERAAPRYHEAEFPHMLASMANHLQAIHAKQAA, translated from the coding sequence CTGTCGAAGAAGACCACGCGCAACGAGCTGCTGCGCATGAAGAAGACGGGCATTGCGAAGACCTTCAGCGAATGGCTGCAGGTCAACGTGCTGGACCACGGGCACGAAGTCGAAGCCCTGGCGCGGCCGCACATCGAGAAGCTGATCGGGGAAGACCTCTACCCCGTCACCTGCTCCGACGGCAAGGAGTCGGCGTCGTGCGACGGCCTGACGATGGATGACCGCATCGCCATGGAGCACAAGCAGTGGAACGAAGCGCTCGCCGCGAGCGTTGCCGCTGGCCAGGTGCCCGATGAGCACATGCCGCAATGCCAGCAGGTCCTGAAGGTGACGGGCGCCGAGAAACTGATCTTCGTGGTGTCCGACGGCACGCCTGAGAACATGTTGTTCGTCTGGGTGCTGCCGGATCCGGTCTGGTTCGAGCGCCTGCGCGCCGGCTGGGCCCAGTTCGAGCAGGATCTCGCCGACTACGTTCCTACGCAGGCTGCGCCCGTTGTGGTGGCGGCACCGGTCGAGTCTTTGCCTGCGGTTTCTGTGCGTATGGACGGCACGCTCACAGTAGTTTCGAATCTTCCAGACTTCGGCGTTGCACTTCGCGCCTTCATCGCCAAGATTCCCGCGAAAGCCTCCACAGACCAAGAGTTCGCGGACACAGATGCCGCTTGCAAGGCGTTGAAGAAGGCCGAAGAAGCGCTCGAAGCGGGCGAGAGCAGCGCCTTGGCCAGCATGTCGAACGTTGAAGAGATGCGCCGCCTGATCGCGGACTACCGCAATCTCGCCCGCACTACTCGACTCGCGAAGGAGAAGGAAGTCGAGGCACGCAAAGTGCAGATCCGAACGGATGAGGTCTTGCGCGGCCGTGCAGCGCTGGATGAGCACATCGCTACGCTGAACAAGCGCATCGGCAAACCTTACATGCCGACGAACTTCAATGCCGACTTCGCTGGTGCGATCAAGAACAAGCGCACGGTGGAAAGTCTGAAGGAAGCGATCGACACGACGCTGGCCAACGCGAAGATCGCGACGAACGAAATCGCCGCCCGCATCCAGATCAACCTCAGCACGCTGCGCGAACTGGCGGCCGACGTGCCGCAGTTGTTCCCCGACACCGCGCAGATCGTGCTGAAGGCGCCCGAGGACCTCACCTCACTGGTGAAGACCCGCGTGGCCGATCACCGCGCGGCCGAGGAGAAGAAGGAAGATGAGCGGCGCGAGAAGATCCGCAAGGACCTCGCGATGTCCGAGATTCAGGGCATCCAGCAACAGGTGATGATCGCCACTCTCGGGCGCGCCGGCGTGCGCGTGGGCGGCACGATCGAATGCGTCCGCGAGACCCTCGCTGAGACCGAGGCATGGCCCATCGACGCCGAGCGCTTCGGCACTCTCGCCGGCATGGCACAGCAGGCCAAGGAAACGGCCGTCGCAGAGATCCGCGCGCTGCTCTCCAAGTTCGAGATGCGTATCGCCGCGGCCGCTGCTCCATCGCCTGCCGCTTCACCAAGTGCGGCCCCCACCGCTGTCGCGCCGCCGTCAGCAACGCCAAGTAGCGCACCCGCCGCTGCGCCGGCGCCCACCGTGATCCCAATGCCTGTGCGCGCGGCCGCCGCGCCCACCAGTGCGCCCACGCTGAGCATCGGCGCCATCAACGAGCGGCTGGGCCACTTCACGGTGACCGAGGCGGGCCTGCGCGGCCTGGGCTTCGAGCCCGCAGGTCGCGAGCGCGCCGCGCCGCGCTACCACGAAGCCGAGTTCCCGCACATGTTGGCCTCCATGGCCAACCACCTGCAGGCCATCCACGCCAAGCAGGCCGCCTGA